A window of Gammaproteobacteria bacterium genomic DNA:
CGGGCCAGGTGGTAATGGCCGGCGGCATCGATATGCATACCCACATCGGCGGCGGCAAAGGCAATCTCGCCCGCGGCATGCTGGCGCGCGACGCACACGCCGACGAGTGGGGCGCCGGCGCACCGCTGCCGGACGTGGATCATGCGCCTTTAGACCAGGATCGTGGGTCTCACCGCAAGCCGAGCATCAGCAGCGCCGTGCCGCCCGCGCCGGTGGCCGGCTACCGTTACGCCGAGATGGGCTACACCACGTGCTTCGAACCCGCGGTGGTGCCCATCAACGCGCGTCACGCGCACATGGAAATGGCCGATACGCCGCTGGTAGACACCGGCGGTTATGCAATCCTCGGTAACGACGACTTCCTGCTGAGGCTGCTGGCCGACGGCGCCGAGCAAAACGTGATCAATGACTACGTCGCGTGGACCCTGAATGCCACGCAGTGTATCGGCGTCAAGGTGGTCAACGCGGGCGGCATCAACGCGTTCAAATACAACGCGCGCAAGCTGGATCTCGATGAGCAGTCTCCGCACTACGGCGTGCGTCCGCGCGATATCATCCGCACGTTAACCCGCGCGGTGACGGAGCTTGGCATACCCCATCCGCTGCACGTACACACCAGCAACCTTGGCATCCCCGGCAATATCGCGTCTACGCTCGCGACCATCGACGCAGCCGAGGGCCATCGCATCCACCTGACCCACGTGCAGTTCCACAGTTACGGCGCCGAAGGCGACCGCAAGTTCTCATCAGCCGCCGCACAAGTGGCCGAAGCTGTGAACCAACACGACAATGTGACCGTGGACGTGGGCCAGGTCATGTTCGGCCAGACCGTCACCGTGTCGGCCGACACCATGC
This region includes:
- a CDS encoding formylmethanofuran dehydrogenase subunit A; this translates as MLIKLAGGTVYDPAQGVDGEVKDLFIRDGRLVSPPSTDAKIGREYDLTGQVVMAGGIDMHTHIGGGKGNLARGMLARDAHADEWGAGAPLPDVDHAPLDQDRGSHRKPSISSAVPPAPVAGYRYAEMGYTTCFEPAVVPINARHAHMEMADTPLVDTGGYAILGNDDFLLRLLADGAEQNVINDYVAWTLNATQCIGVKVVNAGGINAFKYNARKLDLDEQSPHYGVRPRDIIRTLTRAVTELGIPHPLHVHTSNLGIPGNIASTLATIDAAEGHRIHLTHVQFHSYGAEGDRKFSSAAAQVAEAVNQHDNVTVDVGQVMFGQTVTVSADTMHQHAARGHAHPKKWVCMDMECEAGCGIVPFEYKDQNFVNALQWAIGLETFLMVSDPWRVGLTTDHPNGAPFTSYPHLIRLLMDRSFRADMLTTIHPGAAAMSQIGSLAREYSLYEIAIMTRAAPARLLGLEDRGRLTPGAAADVAVYRPHKDRERMFERPSLVFKDGELVVKDGKVIKAPRGRTHVVRPDFDAGIERNLSAWFDECHTVKLDNYKISVDEMADLVGSPVVVHPCGTRR